One region of Streptomyces sp. NBC_00442 genomic DNA includes:
- a CDS encoding family 2B encapsulin nanocompartment shell protein, which translates to MSVDTGAETAGAATRGQQSLGTAAARNLATTTKSAPQMQEISSRWLLRKLPWVQVQGGTYRVNRRLSYTVGDGRVEFIQTGGRVQVIPAELSELPALRDYDDEEALTELANRCAQHEFAAGEVIANAGSPTDRVFLLAHGRVAKVGTGQYGDETELGFLADGAYFGERALVDPEAQWEHTVRATTACTVLELTRSDVLNLAERSESLNQHLGDLSDQPDRATNKYGEAAIDLSAGHIGEAVIPHTYVDYESSPREYELSVAQTVLKVHSRVADLYNQPMNQTEHQLRLTVEALRERQEHELINNPEFGLLTNCDYGQRIQPHDGVPSPDDMDELLSRRRGSKLFLAHPKAIAAFGRECNKRGLVPESVEIDGHRLPAWRGVPIYPCGKIPLSDTRTTSIICMRTGEDQQGVIGLRQSGIPDEIEPSLSVRFMGIDEQAIISYLVTAYYSAAILVPDALGVLENVEVSRWR; encoded by the coding sequence ATGTCGGTCGATACGGGTGCGGAGACGGCAGGAGCGGCCACGCGTGGCCAGCAGAGTCTCGGGACAGCCGCCGCACGGAACTTGGCGACCACCACCAAGTCCGCCCCCCAGATGCAGGAGATCAGCTCCCGTTGGCTGCTGCGGAAACTGCCGTGGGTCCAGGTGCAAGGTGGTACGTACCGGGTCAACAGGCGGCTGAGCTACACCGTCGGGGACGGCCGGGTCGAGTTCATTCAGACCGGCGGCCGCGTACAGGTCATCCCCGCGGAGCTGAGCGAGCTGCCCGCACTGCGCGACTACGACGACGAGGAAGCCCTGACGGAGCTGGCGAACCGCTGCGCGCAGCACGAGTTCGCCGCCGGTGAGGTCATCGCGAACGCCGGGTCGCCGACCGACCGGGTGTTCCTGCTGGCGCACGGCAGGGTGGCGAAGGTCGGCACCGGCCAGTACGGCGACGAGACGGAGCTGGGATTCCTCGCGGACGGCGCCTACTTCGGTGAGCGCGCGCTGGTGGACCCCGAGGCCCAGTGGGAGCACACCGTCCGCGCCACCACGGCCTGTACGGTGCTGGAGCTCACCAGGTCGGACGTCCTCAACCTCGCCGAGCGCTCCGAGAGCCTGAACCAACACCTCGGCGACCTCTCCGACCAGCCGGACCGGGCGACCAACAAGTACGGCGAGGCGGCGATCGACCTCTCCGCGGGCCACATCGGCGAAGCGGTCATCCCCCACACGTACGTCGACTACGAGAGCTCGCCCCGCGAGTACGAACTCTCCGTCGCGCAGACCGTGCTGAAGGTCCACAGCCGGGTCGCGGACCTCTACAACCAGCCGATGAACCAGACCGAGCACCAGCTCAGGCTGACCGTCGAGGCACTGCGCGAGCGCCAGGAACACGAACTCATCAACAACCCCGAGTTCGGCCTGCTCACCAACTGCGACTACGGGCAGCGGATCCAGCCGCACGACGGCGTGCCGAGCCCCGACGACATGGACGAGCTGCTCTCGCGCCGCCGCGGCTCCAAGCTCTTCCTCGCCCACCCCAAGGCGATCGCCGCCTTCGGCCGTGAGTGCAACAAGCGCGGCCTCGTGCCCGAGTCCGTCGAGATCGACGGACATCGCCTCCCGGCCTGGCGCGGAGTGCCGATCTACCCCTGCGGGAAGATCCCGCTGAGTGACACGCGGACGACGTCGATCATCTGCATGCGTACCGGCGAGGACCAACAGGGCGTCATCGGTCTGCGCCAGTCGGGCATCCCGGACGAGATCGAGCCGAGCCTGTCCGTGCGCTTCATGGGCATCGACGAGCAGGCGATCATCTCGTACCTGGTCACGGCCTACTACTCGGCCGCCATCCTGGTGCCCGACGCGCTGGGCGTCCTGGAGAACGTGGAAGTCAGCCGCTGGCGGTGA
- a CDS encoding SCO4402 family protein — protein sequence MADHGIEFPVFRLHLVPAVLALATPSWQREVWLCREEFETLTYVVTVLFDDFCDAADPAPWLGRSLRTEEEVTLMRQLGEAYGVVESAVGRDAPDEDYIQAPAWESVVAIAARLAQVMVTNDLKAAARPSGSGA from the coding sequence GTGGCAGATCACGGCATCGAATTCCCCGTCTTCCGGCTCCATCTCGTGCCGGCGGTCCTCGCCCTCGCGACCCCTTCGTGGCAGCGAGAAGTGTGGCTGTGCCGGGAGGAGTTCGAGACGCTGACCTACGTGGTCACCGTTCTTTTCGACGACTTCTGCGACGCCGCCGACCCCGCGCCCTGGCTGGGCCGGAGTCTGCGCACGGAGGAGGAGGTCACCCTGATGCGACAGCTGGGAGAGGCCTACGGCGTCGTGGAGTCCGCCGTGGGCCGGGACGCCCCGGACGAGGACTACATCCAGGCCCCCGCGTGGGAGTCCGTCGTCGCTATCGCGGCCAGGCTGGCCCAGGTGATGGTGACCAACGACCTCAAGGCCGCGGCGCGGCCGAGCGGATCCGGGGCCTGA